The Athene noctua chromosome 3, bAthNoc1.hap1.1, whole genome shotgun sequence genome includes a region encoding these proteins:
- the DNAL4 gene encoding dynein axonemal light chain 4, protein MADTGEGKKEEADYKRLHSFPLIRHTDMPEEMRVEAMELCVTACEKYATNNESAAKMIKEMMDKKFGSSWHVVIGEGFGFEITHEVKNLLYMFFGGSLAVCVWKCS, encoded by the exons ATGGCAGACACcggggaggggaaaaaggaggaggcTGATTATAAAAGACTTCACAGCTTTCCACTGATTAGG cacaCAGACATGCCGGAGGAGATGCGTGTAGAGGCTATGGAGCTGTGTGTCACAGCATGTGAGAAATATGCCACCAACAACGAG AGTGCTGCCAAGATGATCAAAGAGATGATGGACAAGAAATTTGGGTCCTCCTGGCATGTGGTGATTGGGGAAGGTTTTGGCTTTGAGATCACTCACGAGGTGAAGAATCTGCTGTACATGTTCTTTGGTGGCAGCCTCGCCGTGTGTGTCTGGAAGTGCTCCTGA
- the NPTXR gene encoding neuronal pentraxin receptor → MLAFLGAIICIIASVHPAGTAAPAAVPAADNDSAAAALLPAADKGLGALHGPAEALASAGPRLPGGPPPPPLFSRFVCTPLSAECPATGPGTGPATGPGPEELLALRSAAAQLRRTALEQKERIRMDQETIRELTGKLSRCEGGLRTPAAAAPPAAAAGLRAAPRPGTMGHPPAEPPAVRELEEAVRALQDRIDRIEQELPARTNGSVPTTPALARDALHTKMEQLEEQLLSKILTLQKERQAANTDRSQQQHDIEKELNSLQNRVTELEHGPPGYSPPDAFKVTIPVQNNYMYARMKKSLPELYAFTICMWLKSKALAGLGTPFSYSVPSQANEIVLLEWGTNPLELLINDKVAQLPLSLKDKAWHHVCVAWTTRDGKWSAYQDGEQRGAGENLASWHAIKPQGVIILGQEQDTLGGRFDATQAFVGELAQFSVWDHMLAPAEILGLANCTSHLQGNVIQWDDQAVEVFGGASKGGFAACEEGRKA, encoded by the exons ATGCTGGCTTTCCTGGGGGCCATCATCTGCATCATCGCCAGCGTCCACCCGGCCGGtaccgccgctcccgccgccgtccccgccgccgaCAATgactcggccgccgccgccctcctgcccgccgcCGACAAGGGGCTGGGAGCGCTGCACGGCCCCGCCGAGGCTCTGGCCAGCGCCGGGCCGCGCCTGccgggggggccgccgccgccgccgctcttcAGTCGCTTCGTCTGCACGCCGCTGAGCGCCGAGTGCCCGGCCACCGGCCCCGGTaccggccccgccaccggccccggccccgaggaGCTGCTGGCGCTGCGGAGCGCGGCGGCCCAGCTCCGCCGCACAGCGCTGGAGCAGAAGGAGCGGATCCGCATGGACCAGGAGACCATCCGGGAGCTCACCGGCAAGCTCAGCCGCTGCGAGGGCGGCCTGCGaacccccgccgccgccgccccccccgccgccgccgccgggctccgcgccgccccgcgccccggcaccaTGGGCCACCCCCCCGCCGAGCCGCCCGCTgtgcgggagctggaggaggccgTCCGCGCCCTCCAGGACCGCATCGACCGGATAGAG caggagctgccagcccgCACGAATGGCTCGGTGCCCACCACCCCAGCGCTTGCCCGTGATGCCCTCCACACCAAGatggagcagctggaggagcagctcctctccaaGATCCTGACCCTGCAGAAGGAGCGCCAGGCTGCCAACACCGACcgcagccagcagcagcatgacATCGAGAAGGAGCTGAATTCCCTCCAGAACCGGGTGACGGAGCTGGAGCATG GACCACCGGGCTATAGCCCTCCCGATGCCTTCAAGGTGACCATCCCAGTACAGAACAACTACATGTATGCCCGCATGAAGAAGAGCCTGCCAGAGCTCTATGCCTTCACCATCTGCATGTGGCTGAAGTCCAAGGCCCTGGCAGGGCTTGGCACCCCTTTCTCCTACTCTGTCCCAAGCCAAGCTAATGAGATCGTGCTGCTGGAGTGGGGCACCAACCCCCTGGAGCTGCTCATCAATGACAAG GTCGCCCAGCTGCCACTGAGCCTGAAGGACAAGGCCTGGCACCATGTCTGCGTGGCATGGACCACCCGGGATGGCAAGTGGTCTGCGTACCAGGACGGCGAGCAGCGGGGCGCCGGCGAGAACCTGGCCTCCTGGCACGCCATCAAGCCCCAGGGTGTCATTATCCTGGGCCAGGAGCAG GACACACTGGGCGGCCGCTTCGACGCCACACAGGCCTTTGTTGGGGAGCTGGCACAGTTCAGTGTGTGGGACCACATGCTGGCACCGGCGGAGATCCTGGGCTTGGCCAACTGCACTTCCCACCTCCAGGGCAACGTGATCCAGTGGGACGACCAGGCGGTGGAGGTCTTCGGGGGCGCCAGCAAGGGGGGCTTCGCTGCCtgtgaggaagggaggaaggcaTGA